A single genomic interval of Mycosarcoma maydis chromosome 8, whole genome shotgun sequence harbors:
- a CDS encoding uncharacterized protein (related to NUM1 - nuclear migration protein) — translation MDPSAPDTSSDGLFESNFPPSPSPASRLAYPTSPKDMPTGSQLAFRPPPRPGSSLRKGRKSDFNTPAPPPLPTAPIPVYEHQPLSDATNLGSHRTMFDEKHMLPSPSRSVVRSNSHRSFENGKTVDMTRLVRERLQVLREENETQVNSAGLLGQGLLGLRSKIESLMDELAEELSAVNDQSDGSQGDKPANFRIRDLNERIEAEIEDLERQKQKLFSDITVHNVDITNADAAAADASMLSLSETPSKASRVADAIRNLTATPGKSPAPPTNATPRHTDRRSRNAAARQAKADTDLINEIQAGLVQEVRRLQGLLKERDDQRVSLERSHAELEKQLDQYKPRVIQMTETEDALKQENWDLNVSKQNLEEQLSEIKSTLKKAELDNARLTKEVGKARETVDLQRLQIDGHVAEIERLNKSRETEIALARRERAGMQRDVSDLQSELQKFRNQQLNDRGGVSRSVSHSFMSDTPQDDNAEADALAARLRAASAEAPRSPGDSVYSADGAVLSPLGNRLGRDKETQDLRAKLALAQRKAGKDAAEKRRVREKNAELTKLLVKAGVKVPQGLDDDAETSEDEELHWLDENDANSPAAKRLSHIRLSRPSSLRPRLGRKMGMISSNSTDSIIEFAEYEDNTQIRTPAGPDDASPSRASLDGMDPAFADFDRPDAANASIGSTASRNAPRGHRSRTSIGSSPLARNAQLPEMADGQNSPSQQRDPPKAGRRSGATVRPASAVFEPSALGSELGGLAAELEQQVDVREMFESSMQTDALPDLVTPALVKLEEQHKAELDAIHNQHDNTIETIHAEHAAKISTLQSQHAQAIKVLQQNHEDQIDQLSSQHENSLAERDENHAAALELALVERNKVHDAAIAEARSRHSRALAEQVAASSAALAAAVASHKTSSEDFERKVKEEKQRKEETHAFMLGQKERHHKETLEALQASHAEALQSLRDEHHQLLSIREAALKEAKQQLAERDTLSKEAAASHAAEVARLNEQLQAAIGQHENAIKELSNAHASALAESQDRHREAVAKHQNSKSELAAAHASELAALQDGHRAKLDEHRNSIEELVTSHAAALSVLEQSHREALATRDNDLQAAKQEVDARTKELAARNQELEMRTKELGAAKAEIDDLQKNITALRAEMEQLKQQLAELQKSHTAAKRELSETKSSLDMVNDKVRRQEETARELSRQREAEATAAAAVVAARSQALNDTAAKKEQLEAAHAVAVAQKERQHQDAVKELEDRHASAIASIRSEHKQALETRDQAVLTHQQFASQREKELEAKRTELQKAQAQVHLLQEQLVSERERALEQHHNEVDKVHAQVKTLEVQLVRERESAVEEQRSRVEKVQAQVKQLEEQLASERERAVQQQKIEVQKVRVQVQSLESQLVMERERALEEQRVQVAKAQAQVQALEQQIEKLQTDANTSQQSRSLADTSLKEAQTAHSALQKQHDELKGTVTSLQSKVRYLESSIAAQRSSTEQNRLASDKELQMLQSTLNTAQKKVREQEAAIAKAEAAAAAAAAAAAAAEAQLFAKKDDTVTDIENEADDFKDAVEATDAPAAEAKKGLAEPKATRVELKESSCQTDDEVWQLFQQQQQSNSVVAASAALPLQPTKENLGAYNKLVILGNRARDSVGTFGGDRASSPVTVHYGVDTFGSQAQSRRPSIDSTASRLTDRYASESIPPVPSLPDKTKAPILSMPPPPSMPPPSTVKRNVSAAAGGQAPPRPTSPPPADLLTRAQQIHLQVPPGSGEQPRSVSRASGRSGPPPSAYPINSRARQQSSGTGSIRSRTYSNDSTNPQPLDSSIYTNLASGRKSIGSRKSAARRPAAGPRQSSSASFVSDVTSEVSRRLSMMSSAVSDVDAGDETFVVRGPGAAGKAGQRGLGELGADATDPAIIHAITQTMIGEYMYKYTRKSMGRGGHSDKRHRRYFWLHPYTKMLYWTISDPGGAKVSEGTSKSAPIESVRVVEDSNPSPPGLHCESIIITTASREVKISAPNRERHEAWLAALEYLVHRPTIQDATVIATNAAPELMSDAENDAALVMRSVGRRAKPRASVTTLGSTSMTGPRRLSGQRSFLGRRMSDLGVGTESTPRRHGSVGAQSVLYPSLGKRRDVAAKEWLQQHEHERELSVSMSPSRSVTNGVYPASVRSGDGAEEDFELLDLTATQSPIRRALANDDPRLKTAEQMLEEDEPEDWDGLTNVRACCDGKHDVGSLAHHHHSQAGSGSGSRKSSRLHHRETSGGSRISSMGLKLKLDAAVRASEEGEQHHVPPPVPRLPASLLPTGTTLAKSMLERESTDSNHSNTSMFSGGASGAALEPSRTAGRAATMTMGPTYGQRVQQIRKARKSASSSIGGR, via the coding sequence ATGGACCCTTCCGCTCCCGACACAAGCTCGGATGGCCTCTTTGAAAGCAATTTCCCTCCCTCCCCTTCCCCCGCTTCGAGGCTCGCCTATCCTACTTCGCCCAAGGACATGCCCACTGGATCTCAACTCGCCTTCcgtccaccacctcgtcccGGTTCATCACTACGCAAGGGCAGGAAGAGCGATTTCAACACTCCTGCTCCACCTCCGCTTCCCACAGCACCCATCCCTGTGTACGAGCATCAACCTCTCTCAGACGCTACCAACCTGGGCTCGCATCGCACCATGTTTGACGAAAAACACATGCTACCTTCGCCCTCGCGTTCCGTGGTTAGGTCCAACAGCCACCGCTCCTTCGAGAATGGAAAAACCGTCGATATGACGCGTCTCGTGCGTGAGCGATTGCAAGTGCTACGCGAGGAAAACGAGACTCAGGTCAACTCGGCTGGTCTATTGGGACAAggcttgctcggcttgcgcagcaagatcgagtcgctcaTGGACGAGCTCGCAGAGGAGCTAAGTGCAGTCAACGACCAGTCCGATGGAAGTCAGGGCGACAAACCCGCCAACTTCAGGATCCGTGATTTGAACGAAAGGATCGAAGCCGAGATTGAAGACCTCGAAAGGCAAAAGCAGAAACTCTTCTCCGACATCACCGTCCACAACGTCGATAtcaccaacgccgacgccgccgccgccgacgcCTCCATGCTGAGTCTCTCCGAAACGCCTTCCAAAGCAAGCCGCGTTGCCGATGCCATCCGCAACCTCACTGCAACGCCGGGCAAGTCGCCAGCTCCACCGACCAATGCTACACCCAGGCATACAGATCGACGCAGCcgcaacgctgctgctcgccagGCCAAAGCCGACACGGACCTCATCAACGAGATTCAAGCCGGTCTCGTGCAGGAGGTGCGTCGACTTCAAGGCTTGCTCAAGGAACGAGACGACCAGCGCGTCTCACTCGAACGCTCGcatgccgagctcgaaaagcaaCTCGACCAGTACAAGCCTCGTGTCATCCAGATgaccgagaccgaggatgcgctcaagcaggaGAATTGGGATCTCAACGTATCCAAGCAGAACCTCgaggagcagctcagcgagATCAAGTCTACACTCAAAaaagccgagcttgacaaTGCGCGCCTCACAAAGGAAGTCGGCAAGGCACGCGAGACAGTCGACTTGCAGCGTCTACAAATCGATGGCCACgttgccgagatcgagcgtcTCAACAAGTCGCGCGAGACCGAAATCGCCCTGGCCAGAAGGGAGCGTGCCGGCATGCAGCGAGACGTCTCGGACCTCCAGAGCGAGCTGCAGAAGTTCCGCAACCAGCAGCTTAATGACCGTGGCGGAGTTTCGCGTAGCGTCTCTCATAGCTTCATGTCCGACACCCCCCAAGACGACAACGCTGAAGCAGATGCTTTGGCCGCACGCCTGcgtgctgcttctgccgaagcacctcgctcgcccGGCGATTCGGTCTACTCGGCCGACGGTGCCGTGCTCTCGCCTCTAGGCAATCGTCTTGGACGCGACAAAGAGACCCAAGATCTGCGCGCCAaacttgctcttgctcagcGCAAGGCTGGCAAGGATGCTGCCGAGAAGCGACGTGTCCGCGAAAAGAATGCCGAgctcaccaagctgctcgttAAGGCGGGCGTCAAGGTTCCCCAGGGTCTcgatgacgatgcagagaccagcgaagacgaagagctCCACTGGCTCGACGAGAACGACGCCAACAGCCCCGCCGCCAAGCGTCTCTCTCACATCCGCCTCAGCCGTCCATCATCGCTGCGACCCAGGTTAGGCCGCAAGATGGGTATGATATCGAGCAACTCGACCGACTCGATCATCGAATTTGCAGAGTACGAAGACAATACGCAAATCCGCACGCCTGCTGGTCCGGACGATGCTTCGCCGTCGCGCGCCAGCCTTGATGGCATGGACCCGGCGTTCGCCGATTTCGATCGGCCCGACGCTGCCAATGCAAGCATTGGCAGTACAGCCTCTCGCAACGCCCCCCGTGGTCATCGTTCGCGCACCTCCATCGGTAGCAGCCCGCTAGCTCGCAACGCTCAACTACCGGAGATGGCCGACGGGCAAAATAGTCCATCGCAGCAACGCGATCCGCCCAAGGCAGGACGACGTAGTGGAGCTACTGTGCGACCGGCATCGGCTGTCTTTGAACCTAGCGCGCTCGGCAGTGAGCTCGGTGGATTGGCAGCTGAGCTCGAACAGCAAGTTGACGTTCGGGAGATGTTTGAGTCGAGCATGCAAACCGACGCCCTGCCTGACCTAGTGACCCCAGCGCTAGTCAAGCTAGAGGAGCAACACAAggctgagctcgacgctATCCACAACCAACATGACAACACCATCGAGACGATCCACGCAGAGCATGCTGCAAAGATCTCGACGCTACAGAGTCAACATGCTCAAGCTATCAAAGTGCTCCAACAAAATCACGAGGATCAGATTGATCAACTCTCTTCTCAGCACGAAAATAGCCTCGCTGAAAGAGACGAAAATCATGCAGCTGCTCTGGAGTTAGCCTTGGTCGAGCGCAACAAGGTCCACGACGCTGCTATTGCAGAGGCCCGCTCGCGTCACTCACGTGCCCTGGCAGAGCAAGTGGCCGCTTCGAGCGCCGCTCTGGCCGCTGCCGTGGCGTCGCACAAGACTTCCAGTGAGGACTTTGAGCGCAAGGTCAAGGAGGAAAAACAGCGCAAGGAGGAAACCCATGCTTTTATGCTCGGTCAAAAAGAGCGTCATCACAAGGAAacgctcgaagcgctccAGGCATCGCATGCTGAAGCGCTGCAGAGCCTGCGCGACGAACACCACCAGCTGCTCTCCATCCGAGAAGCCGCGCTCAAGGAGGCCAAGCAACAGCTTGCCGAGCGAGATACTTTGAGCAAGGAAGCAGCCGCATCGCACGCCGCCGAGGTGGCTAGGCTcaacgagcagcttcaAGCAGCAATTGGTCAACACGAAAATGCTATCAAAGAGCTTTCCAATGCGCACGCTTCTGCCCTGGCTGAATCACAGGATCGTCACCGCGAGGCGGTTGCAAAGCACCAAAATTCGAAAAGCGAGCTCGCCGCAGCTCATGCGTccgagcttgctgcgctgcaGGACGGTCACCGTGCCAAACTGGATGAGCACCGAAATtcgatcgaggagctcgtCACTTCGCATGCTGCCGCCCTCTCTGTGCTTGAACAGAGTCACCGCGAGGCGCTTGCGACTCGCGATAATGACTTGCAGGCTGCAAAGCAAGAGGTCGACGCACGCACCAAGGAGCTGGCAGCACGCAAccaagagctcgagatgcggACTAAAGAGCTCGGAGCTGCCAaggccgagatcgacgactTGCAGAAGAACATCACTGCCCTGCGCGCCGAGATGGaacagctcaagcagcagctcgccgagcttcAAAAATCGCACACCGCTGCCAAACGAGAACTTTCGGAGACCAAGTCGAGTCTCGACATGGTCAACGATAAGGTCCGAAGGCAGGAAGAAACGGCTCGTGAGCTCTCTCGACAGCGTGAGGCCGAGGCTACAGCTGCCGCAGCCGTTGTTGCCGCTCGGTCCCAGGCGCTCAACGACACGGCAGCTAAgaaggagcagctcgaagctgctcaCGCTGTTGCTGTAGCTCAGAAGGAGCGTCAACACCAGGATGCggtcaaggagctcgaagacCGCCATGCCTCGGCAATTGCTTCGATCCGCAGCGAGCACAAGCAGGCGCTCGAAACACGCGACCAAGCTGTGCTCACGCACCAGCAGTTTGCTTCGCAGCGAGAgaaagagctcgaggcaAAACGCACCGAATTACAGAAGGCACAAGCTCAAGTACATTTGTTgcaagagcagcttgtcagcgagcgcgagcgtgCCTTGGAGCAGCACCACAATGAGGTCGACAAGGTGCACGCGCAggtcaagacgctcgaggtACAACTCgtcagagagagagagagcgcCGTCGAAGAGCAACGCAGCCGGGTCGAAAAGGTACAAGCTCAAGTGAAACAGCTCGAGGAACAGCTAGCAAGCGAACGAGAACGTGCAGTGCAACAGCAGAAGATTGAGGTGCAAAAAGTTCGGGTGCAGGTTCAGTCTCTTGAGTCTCAGCTCGTCATGGAGCGCGAGCGTGCTCTCGAAGAGCAGCGCGTCCAAGTCGCCAAGGCCCAGGCTCAGGtgcaagcgctcgagcaacaAATCGAAAAGCTGCAGACCGACGCTAACACCTCGCAGCagtctcgctcgctggcAGACACCAGCCTCAAGGAAGCGCAAACGGCTCACTCGGCTTTGCAGAAACAGCatgacgagctcaagggAACTGTCACCTCGCTCCAGTCCAAGGTTCGCTACCTCGAGTCGTCGATTGCCGCGCAGCGCTCGTCTACAGAGCAGAATCGCCTTGCCTCGGACAAGGAGCTGCAGATGCTCCAGTCAACGCTCAACACGGCTCAGAAGAAGGTGCGCGAGCAGGAGGCAGCGATtgcaaaagcagaagctgctgctgctgctgccgctgccgccgctgcagccgcagaGGCACAACTTTttgccaagaaggacgacACCGTGACAGACATAGAGAACGAGGCCGACGACTTCAAggatgctgtcgaggcAACCGACGCTCCAGCAGCTGAAGCCAAAAAGGGTCTTGCAGAGCCCAAAGCAACTCGTGTCGAGTTGAAGGAGTCGTCTTGCCagaccgacgacgaggtgtgGCAATTGttccagcagcaacaacaaaGCAACTCAGTCGTggcagcttcggctgcgTTGCCATTGCAGCCCACGAAGGAGAACCTTGGCGCTTACAACAAACTGGTCATCCTTGGTAACCGTGCTCGCGACTCGGTAGGCACGTTCGGAGGTGATCGTGCATCGTCGCCTGTCACTGTGCACTATGGTGTAGACACGTTTGGTAGTCAGGCGCAGAGTCGCAGGCcgtcgatcgactcgacgGCGTCGCGTCTTACGGACAGGTATGCCTCGGAATCCATCCCACCCGTACCATCTCTTCCAGACAAGACCAAGGCACCGATTTTGTCGATGCCGCCTCCTCCCTCGATGCCTCCTCCTTCGACGGTCAAAAGAAACGTCTCGGCGGCGGCTGGTGGTCAGGCTCCACCACGTCCTACTTCGCCACCTCCGGCTGACCTGCTTACGCGTGCTCAGCAGATCCATCTGCAAGTGCCTCCTGGTTCTGGCGAACAGCCTCGTTCTGTTTCGCGCGCATCTGGTCGCAGCGGACCTCCCCCAAGTGCCTACCCGATCAACAGCCGCGCTCGCCAGCAGAGCTCTGGTACGGGTAGCATTCGTTCACGTACCTACTCGAACGACTCGACCAACCCACAGCCATTGGATAGCAGCATCTACACAAACTTGGCCTCAGGTCGCAAGAGCATTGGCTCGCGCAAGTCGGCTGCGCGACGCCCCGCTGCTGGTCCGCGTCAGTCGTCTTCTGCCTCGTTTGTGTCGGACGTCACCTCGGAAGTCAGCCGGCGCCTGTCGATGATGTCGTCTGCTGTCTCGGACGTCGACGCCGGTGACGAGACGTTTGTCGTGCGCGGAcccggtgctgctggcaagGCTGGTCAGCGCGGACTTGGCGAGTTAGGTGCTGACGCGACGGACCCTGCTATCATCCACGCCATTACGCAAACGATGATCGGCGAGTACATGTACAAATACACGCGCAAATCGATGGGACGTGGTGGTCATTCGGACAAGCGCCATCGTCGCTACTTTTGGCTGCATCCGTACACCAAGATGCTCTACTGGACGATTAGCGATCCTGGTGGAGCCAAGGTGTCGGAGGGTACGAGCAAGAGTGCGCCTATCGAGAGCGTGCGCGTGGTCGAGGACAGCAATCCGTCTCCTCCGGGCCTGCACTGCGAGAGCATTATCATTACAACAGCTTCGCGCGAGGTCAAGATCAGCGCTCCGAACCGCGAGCGACACGAAGCATGGCTTGCGGCGCTCGAGTACCTGGTGCATCGTCCAACGATCCAGGACGCTACGGTGATCGCCACCAATGCTGCGCCGGAGCTAATGAGCGATGCTGAGAACGATGCGGCGCTAGTGATGCGAAGCGTGGGgcgtcgagccaagccgcGTGCTTCGGTCACAACGCTGGGTAGCACATCGATGACGGGACCGCGTAGGCTGTCGGGACAGCGCAGCTTTTTGGGGCGCCGAATGTCGGATCTCGGGGTGGGGACCGAGTCGacgcctcgtcgacacgGCAGCGTAGGGGCGCAAAGTGTACTGTACCCTTCGTTGGGCAAGCGACGCGACGTGGCTGCCAAGGAATGGCTGCAacagcacgagcacgaaCGCGAACTGTCGGTCTCGATGAGTCCGAGCCGGAGTGTAACCAATGGCGTTTACCCTGCGAGCGTGCGCAGTGGAGATGGAGCAGAGGAGGAtttcgagctgttggatTTGACGGCTACTCAATCGCCGATCCGTCGCGCGTTGGCGAATGATGATCCACGTCTCAAGACAGCCGAGCAGATGctggaggaggacgagccGGAGGATTGGGATGGACTGACGAATGTGCGAGCGTGCTGCGATGGCAAGCACGATGTGGGATCGCTAgcacaccatcatcacagTCAGGCTGGATCGGGGAGCGGCTCGCGAAAGTCTTCGCGTCTTCACCATCGCGAAACGTCGGGGGGATCGCGAATTTCATCGATGGGGCTCAAATTGAAGCTGGATGCGGCAGTGCGGGCGAGTGAAGAAGGCGAGCAGCACCATGTACCTCCGCCCGTGCCAAGGTTGCCGGCATCGCTGTTGCCGACGGGGACAACGCTGGCGAAAAGCATGCTGGAGCGCGAAAGCACGGACAGCAATCACTCGAATACGAGCATGTTTAGCGGTGGCGCAAGCGGTGCAGCGCTCGAGCCGAGCCGGACTGCTGGTCGTGCTGCAACCATGACGATGGGACCCACTTACGGCCAAAGGGTGCAGCAGATTCGCAAAGCTCGAAAGTCGgctagcagcagcattggTGGGCGATAG